Proteins from a genomic interval of Neisseria arctica:
- the gap gene encoding type I glyceraldehyde-3-phosphate dehydrogenase codes for MGIRIAINGYGRIGRQVLRAIYDYKLEDQLEIVAVNASGSLETNAHLTKFDTVHGRFSADVDHDENHLIINSKKIPFFSTRNPAELPWELLKVDLVMECTGAFTSKEKAKVHLESGAKKVLISAPGGDDVDATIVYGVNHDVLTDDMTVVSNASCTTNCLSPVAKVLNDAIGIRKGLMTTIHALTNDQNITDVRHKDLRRARSGVENMIPTKTGAAKAVGLVLPELKGRLDGLAIRVPAINVSLVDLSFKAGRDTTVDEINEIMKKAAENGPLKGILGYNSLPLVSMDFNHTTEASHYDATLTKVTGGNMVKVFAWYDNEWGFSCQMLNTARAMFGLEVKPFK; via the coding sequence ATGGGCATTAGGATTGCCATCAACGGCTATGGCCGTATCGGACGCCAAGTATTACGCGCAATCTACGATTATAAATTGGAAGACCAACTCGAGATTGTAGCCGTTAACGCCAGCGGCAGTTTGGAAACCAATGCCCATCTGACCAAATTTGATACCGTACACGGACGCTTTTCCGCCGATGTTGATCATGATGAAAACCATTTAATTATTAATAGTAAAAAAATCCCCTTCTTCTCTACCCGCAACCCAGCGGAATTACCTTGGGAACTACTGAAAGTAGACTTGGTAATGGAATGTACCGGCGCATTCACAAGCAAAGAAAAAGCTAAGGTACATTTAGAATCGGGCGCAAAAAAAGTGCTGATTTCCGCTCCCGGTGGAGACGATGTAGACGCTACGATCGTCTACGGTGTGAACCATGATGTTTTAACTGACGATATGACTGTAGTTTCCAATGCATCATGTACAACCAACTGCTTGTCCCCCGTTGCCAAAGTACTCAATGACGCCATCGGCATCCGTAAAGGGTTGATGACTACCATCCACGCCCTGACCAACGATCAAAACATTACCGACGTACGCCATAAAGACTTACGCCGCGCCCGTAGTGGTGTAGAGAATATGATTCCAACCAAAACCGGAGCAGCCAAAGCGGTCGGCTTGGTATTACCCGAACTCAAAGGCCGCTTAGACGGCTTGGCCATCCGGGTACCGGCAATCAACGTTTCGCTGGTGGACCTCAGCTTTAAGGCAGGCAGAGATACTACTGTAGACGAAATTAACGAAATCATGAAAAAAGCCGCCGAAAATGGCCCGTTAAAAGGAATTTTAGGTTACAACAGCCTTCCTTTGGTTTCTATGGATTTCAACCACACTACCGAAGCCAGCCATTATGATGCCACGCTCACCAAAGTAACCGGCGGCAATATGGTTAAAGTATTTGCTTGGTATGATAACGAGTGGGGGTTCAGCTGCCAAATGCTAAATACCGCCCGTGCGATGTTCGGCTTGGAAGTTAAACCGTTCAAATAA
- the glyQ gene encoding glycine--tRNA ligase subunit alpha: MLTFQEIIFKLQTYWANHGCTVLQPFDMEVGAGTSHPATCLRALGPEPWFAAYVQPSRRPKDGRYGDNPNRLQHYYQFQVALKPAPENIQELYLNSLRELGISPLEHDIRFVEDDWENPTLGAWGLGWEVWLNGMEVTQFTYFQQVGGIDCSPVLGEITYGIERLAMYLQGVENVYDLVWAKTLDGQTVTYGDVYHQNEVEQSTYNFEYANVELLLQNFNNFEAEAKRLLEVEDTSLALPAYEQVLKAGHTFNLLDARGAISVTERATYIGRVRTLSRMVAQKFVESREKLGFPLIKKQAD; the protein is encoded by the coding sequence ATGCTGACCTTTCAAGAAATCATCTTTAAGCTGCAAACTTACTGGGCTAACCACGGCTGTACCGTCCTGCAACCTTTCGACATGGAAGTCGGAGCAGGTACCAGCCATCCGGCCACCTGCCTGCGCGCCCTCGGCCCGGAACCTTGGTTTGCCGCTTACGTACAACCCAGCCGCCGCCCTAAAGACGGCCGCTACGGCGACAACCCCAACCGTTTGCAACATTATTACCAATTTCAGGTGGCATTAAAGCCGGCGCCGGAAAACATCCAAGAGCTTTACCTCAATTCATTGCGCGAACTGGGTATTTCACCGCTGGAGCACGATATCCGCTTCGTAGAAGACGACTGGGAAAATCCAACTTTAGGCGCATGGGGCTTGGGCTGGGAAGTATGGTTAAACGGTATGGAAGTTACCCAGTTTACCTATTTCCAACAAGTAGGCGGTATTGATTGTTCTCCCGTACTGGGCGAAATCACTTACGGTATCGAACGCTTGGCCATGTATCTGCAAGGCGTTGAAAATGTTTACGATCTGGTATGGGCGAAAACGCTCGACGGCCAAACCGTTACCTACGGCGATGTATACCACCAAAATGAAGTTGAACAGTCTACCTACAACTTCGAATACGCCAACGTAGAACTTCTGCTGCAAAACTTCAATAATTTCGAAGCCGAAGCCAAACGTTTGTTGGAAGTAGAAGACACCAGCCTTGCCCTGCCCGCCTACGAACAAGTATTGAAAGCAGGCCATACCTTCAACCTACTGGATGCGCGCGGTGCTATCTCTGTTACCGAACGGGCCACCTATATCGGCCGAGTGCGCACCCTCAGCCGTATGGTCGCGCAAAAATTTGTCGAAAGCCGTGAAAAATTAGGCTTTCCGCTGATTAAAAAACAAGCCGATTAA
- a CDS encoding OmpA family protein yields MSDRDDDKEQRLGLWIAGGAAGLAVLATLFYGIWGWENGHVEGAPTYGQVSAASAETVAASAASGEAVTNPAEVILAPVAASAADEASVVVENGVVKFYFASGKADLAVGAQDALQDVLAGTQNGKKAVVSGFHDSTGNVQQNEELSKQRAFAVRDALLALGVPESQIELRKPASSDGGGSGSNAEARRVEVVLE; encoded by the coding sequence ATGTCTGATCGTGACGACGATAAAGAACAACGTTTAGGTTTGTGGATTGCCGGCGGAGCTGCGGGCCTGGCTGTTTTGGCAACATTATTTTACGGTATTTGGGGCTGGGAAAACGGCCATGTCGAAGGTGCGCCCACTTATGGTCAGGTCTCGGCAGCTTCTGCTGAAACGGTAGCTGCTTCTGCCGCTTCCGGCGAAGCAGTGACTAATCCGGCCGAAGTTATTTTGGCTCCTGTTGCAGCCAGTGCGGCAGATGAAGCTTCCGTAGTTGTGGAAAATGGCGTGGTGAAATTCTATTTTGCCAGCGGTAAGGCGGATTTGGCCGTTGGTGCGCAAGATGCTTTGCAAGACGTATTGGCCGGTACTCAAAATGGTAAAAAAGCAGTGGTTTCCGGTTTTCATGACAGTACCGGTAATGTACAGCAAAATGAAGAATTATCGAAACAACGTGCTTTTGCCGTACGTGATGCCTTGTTGGCCCTCGGTGTGCCTGAAAGTCAGATCGAGTTACGCAAACCGGCCAGCTCGGATGGCGGCGGTAGCGGTAGTAATGCCGAAGCTCGTCGCGTTGAGGTAGTTTTGGAGTAA
- a CDS encoding 16S rRNA pseudouridine(516) synthase, whose translation MQLLKYIQSQGVGSRKQCQWLIENDCIALNGEISNNSKADINPDDIYKLEIDGEEIVTVPMPFFYILLNKPANYETSHKPQQYPSVFSLFPNHMRNIDMQAVGRLDADTTGVLLITNDGQFNHRVTSPKHKVAKLYRVTLKHPADEEICMTLKKGVLLHDDQETVCAADAVLETPTTLMLTITEGKYHQVKRMVAAAGNRVSHLHREKFGELDTQSLLPGQWKFISPLNP comes from the coding sequence ATGCAACTACTCAAATATATCCAATCACAAGGCGTAGGCAGTCGCAAACAATGCCAATGGCTGATCGAAAACGACTGTATCGCCCTCAACGGTGAAATTTCCAACAACTCCAAAGCCGATATTAATCCTGATGATATCTACAAGTTAGAAATAGATGGTGAAGAAATCGTCACAGTACCGATGCCTTTTTTTTATATATTACTCAACAAACCTGCCAACTATGAAACCTCACACAAGCCCCAACAATATCCGAGTGTCTTCAGCTTGTTTCCCAACCATATGCGTAATATAGATATGCAGGCAGTCGGCAGGCTTGACGCAGACACCACCGGTGTTTTATTGATTACTAACGACGGCCAATTCAACCATCGGGTTACTTCGCCAAAGCATAAAGTGGCCAAACTCTATCGCGTCACACTCAAGCACCCGGCAGATGAGGAAATCTGCATGACGCTGAAAAAAGGCGTCTTGCTGCACGATGATCAAGAAACCGTTTGTGCCGCAGATGCCGTATTGGAAACCCCCACTACGCTGATGCTTACCATTACCGAAGGCAAATACCATCAAGTCAAACGTATGGTTGCTGCCGCTGGTAACCGAGTCAGCCATCTACACCGTGAAAAATTCGGAGAACTGGATACCCAATCGTTATTACCCGGGCAATGGAAATTTATTTCCCCCTTAAATCCATAA